The Daucus carota subsp. sativus chromosome 2, DH1 v3.0, whole genome shotgun sequence genome includes a window with the following:
- the LOC108206076 gene encoding copper transport protein ATX1 — translation MAETVVLKVGMSCQGCVGAVKRVLGKMEGVESFDIDIDQQKVTVKGNVQPDAVFQTVAKTGKKTEYWDSAAGAAESKPTETVAVA, via the exons ATGGCTGAG ACTGTTGTTCTTAAGGTTGGCATGTCCTGCCAAGGTTGCGTTGGAGCAGTGAAGAGAGTTTTAGGCAAAATGGAAG GTGTCGAATCTTTTGACATTGATATCGACCAACAGAAGGTGACTGTCAAAGGCAATGTGCAGCCTGATGCTGTTTTCCAGACTGTTGCAAAAACTGGGAAGAAGACAGAGTACTGGGACTCTGCAGCAGGAGCAGCTGAATCAAAGCCAACAGAAACTGTAGCTGTTGCTTAA
- the LOC108207561 gene encoding uncharacterized protein LOC108207561, with product MKDICSVKEESWWSHFFLSISTTRWQVRNVESVFFWEDSWCKEWPLSRLYPRFYNLAQNKNSSVKEVISNCTSLNLFNWRRPLREWEQEQAEELLSCFSHINLGNGYDAIKWPYRDQAYSTRLGYKLIMGLDDSFTNHWRKVWCLRIPPKISLFLWKYQHDILPIQKVLNSRVPLKFSPNCSLCGIERESREHLFWNCYLVRKVWIIFYDWWSLNRNVMNGHGDLLLLLRCLKGVALREAWHTSVIALLWTIWLARNERIFSKQDWNEEKLTWLIKTRAFEWLLAAGKMAKGLESLWKVNPRGSCLLFNKKHKGGDFMWCNANFIGYSDGSWKLLPDN from the coding sequence ATGAAGGACATTTGTTCTGTAAAGGAGGAGTCCTGGTGgagtcatttttttttatctatttcaACCACTAGATGGCAAGTCAGGAATGTGGAATCAGTATTCTTCTGGGAAGACTCATGGTGCAAGGAATGGCCTCTATCAAGGCTATATCCTAGGTTTTACAATCTTGCTCAGAACAAGAATTCTTCAGTCAAAGAGGTAATTAGCAATTGCACTTCTTTAAATCTCTTTAATTGGAGGAGACCTTTAAGGGAATGGGAGCAAGAGCAAGCTGAAGAACTATTATCCTGCTTCAGTCATATCAATTTGGGAAATGGATATGATGCTATTAAGTGGCCCTATAGAGATCAAGCTTACTCCACAAGGTTGGGGTACAAACTCATTATGGGGCTAGATGACTCCTTCACCAATCATTGGAGGAAGGTTTGGTGCCTTAGGATACCACCAAAGATCTCTCTATTTCTTTGGAAATATCAGCATGATATTCTCCCAATTCAGAAGGTCTTAAATAGCAGGGTTCCATTGAAATTTAGTCCCAATTGTTCTTTGTGTGGCATAGAGAGAGAATCAAGAGAGCACTTATTCTGGAATTGTTATCTAGTGAGAAAAGTCTGGATAATCTTCTATGATTGGTGGAGTTTGAATAGGAATGTTATGAATGGACATGGTGATCTCTTGTTACTCCTCAGATGTCTCAAAGGAGTGGCACTCAGAGAGGCTTGGCACACCTCAGTAATAGCATTGCTATGGACAATCTGGCTAGCTAGAAATGAGAGAATTTTCTCCAAACAAGACTGGAATGAGGAGAAATTGACTTGGTTAATAAAGACTAGAGCTTTTGAATGGTTACTGGCAGCTGGAAAAATGGCTAAAGGATTAGAATCTTTGTGGAAAGTCAACCCTAGAGGTTCTTGTCTTCTCTTTAACAAAAAACACAAAGGAGGGGATTTTATGTGGTGTAACGCAAATTTTATAGGGTATTCAGATGGCTCCTGGAAGCTCTTGCCAGATAATTGA